In Monomorium pharaonis isolate MP-MQ-018 chromosome 3, ASM1337386v2, whole genome shotgun sequence, a genomic segment contains:
- the LOC105829276 gene encoding serine-rich adhesin for platelets: MPRKENTKAKTWERDRRNRMNAYFKTLADLLPPHQEGRKRNKVDILIHASKYIKDLHSRTEELFSTHASEAHKEELARLKKLVMQLMSRTQLLSTLLKEAGISVPAEPALEKISPLKWSNKINMDDVDKYFDKIEEKKTLEKKKEKFTENKVPSKKKSTTPSASKKLSEETAIMKNVHNSIENQENRVNCVNNKNYNSDSTSSPAGTGSKETERCQNDSINETTATQITTTDTKKKTLDKKVESQKSLKKKLKRKNKKNSTLPSVAANTVTNLTPNTLILSGGKLMPLVAPMTSNIIVNTQQAPTNPIILGNTQQNQMIVMQPLANRVQNSVVSICNHALINTVQKVTLNTVPSIHTNMVVDSHNWASNVKNVINATKIGGHKGILPKGKEITKTTMTYKVPIPAIHKEKVEKPKDSTGKKESEVKAKSSKNYSKNHKSIHSAPEVTEELNIEKSSKEDPTKTEEDSTASRKSTLKRGLVAESDSADRPEDKKRKDANGEAKSAQPIPTKTTDFTATCKSIVSLKHVIEKIGENIGDENATVSNEKESVVTKSNNTVTQATNDTESREETSTVSNLMDIADTNCFDMNKKTTEEDAIASQITVAPDKFSSESHETDASDRSSNEFNISIDSIAEKSGGNIEHLDAKSTLTDVEVAEKAVGSDGPKKTCNLGTRFDSLLRVATAKEQQRVNDVESNKIILNLDTNTTTTMKSDANIVDVATSVSVSSSSSSSSSSTLSSSSSPLITNVVNDETKLTSKTSKDEMSKLPYTSENTFVPIGNRTEGLHSDLSNDIFASLNVPSSSHNPESISPTAAFLMAFPLVSSLNGKTEVLDEEMKDDFKYHSQTPPMLLQIGTIEPNSFKIKTSPSHAIAEKRLKTSCEEKQIASTNVNANNTDIIVPVECSTTKSLPKVVNEETLREPYKIVQAVLTPSLEKSIVTTSVFPSHASVNFSAVDSSGIISSPSNLTTNQSRSGQLRTTNTLNGVNTSQASVTITVSTDKNDIANCTSSQVATSRRNSEVAYSGSQDFLPSYSTIAGNGLVSLQHTHTSNSSMLKNAVVTTQESNPVVGPRVDNIDGSQNLLSTRLENATVTTNSSSATLRSLQTDYSAQTKNKDSSHAIYPPHKDSLIDSTGIVPDHRVDYANQMDRGLPVTSPSMQSYSVSTKESSLPILPSQDMQHMYSQNKDSHVLLDLNGSQQTFAVQKKQEHVIASSHNNYIGNQAKAMPQKDSISYTTSDNEAASTTSRSQEYVTKTANQSSSENTFQRNYPKLNKTDTLNNPNQMNQETKLNDVLGSKTQEQQHNHLRDSSYVSAKKLDVDLFVQSYQYNVKDAMSNPSERTNILNANTDDTHNNYVSYPSKNDKKNAVISTVAMTNNNNKPAIVQQNADAARYSQQTSSYIATSNYEQSTMTENYAKSTTTVAHNSSNFSILSWTTFSPVNGGSGSGGGGHGSSSGNNNLVHYDQGQSHPNDNTEAKTICENYSYIPLHKDNSNFTNQVLISDNYPSSSTMPTGIDKLRQGKIESQKQSFVNSTKTRNDPSKQNRMQGQQQTSNDYKFPDNSSKSKNKYGLDSDYMQNEYDAAIDQQQQQHNQKNHQNLSSKQDKTVYTYEPQINFDLAESNVQMKYSIEAYTGVNFKYAEKTTQQPNQHKYQVLPQSQISLHDSSNYSSDVKHSQQQQSHNSNNNSNKSKNNQHQQHAIKAPVNWMMTPEIKHTELSLPPIVKELEFCQNNLFTQTPTYNQSTPNQFYNNYDVSAAHTYPNLPVLQSDPKRSTETFYSEEQPFPWSPTKSNVHNSVEHAIGQSSVKCIDQHIVPSSLQSLVSDLDLSANLEKQNFLFGTPTSRISTEQSKDVSIKEKEANNVSGRDLHAILNTPNTQHPASTFLSVSQLVEHEKAEKSHQQQTHQQHQHQQHHHPHQHQHSQQQHQQQHQQQQQQQQQQQQQQQARKHQRKSNASPRTNKRQIDIRKSATTNDNNLHQRHEEQKSSGHVFTEQGYQPSQQQQQQQQQKYQQNNIHWRSRNCKSNYTAEALIGTSIHDTGGHQDKHASIKFTNYPQNKFQSGLSADAAVMPINYFSSAPPPDDGTVAGYSQSVVNQNFNTYAYSSNSANTIYPTSNHFITSISNTSNSYMAMPLHENAVDYVQEANSFLLPNVAGTSSSSSTSTANTSSANTSSTTAGNANGNGKNHQHYGKHPNCDKRSYSTATKKGKRKTLESGPMQNLEFPLSGINSPLEDYHHSTSFLAPPPPPPPPPPPPPPPPPHANPLYQNHPQTNVYAKTVNGLPPPPPSAMASAQGVATVGATSFSMNSNMVRGGIVSSNPMAMPHHPSGTSLTNFNLSTIFPEMNDKVTGYKSSNGIPPGLSQASNQSATYAQRSNYPSNSLCHLPQVSEGTQFINTVPPLSVPHVPSPATPSFPHGVIHYKNL, from the exons ATGCCACGAAAGGAGAACAC CAAAGCGAAAACATGGGAGCGAGATCGAAGAAACCGTATGAACGCGTACTTCAAGACATTGGCGGACCTTCTGCCACCGCATCAGGAAGGTCGCAAGCGCAACAAGGTCGATATCCTGATCCACGCCTCAAAGTACATAAAGGACCTCCATAGTCGTACTGAGGAGTTATTCTCCACTCATGCTTCTGAAGCACACA aggaAGAATTGGCTCGTTTAAAGAAGCTTGTGATGCAACTGATGTCTCGTACTCAATTACTGTCAACTCTTCTCAAGGAGGCAGGAATTTCTGTACCAGCTGAGCCAGCCCTCGAAAAGATATCTCCTTTGAAATGgtcgaataaaattaatatggacGATGTGGACAAGTATTTTGATAAGATTGAAGAAA aaaaaactttagagaagaaaaaggagaaatTCACAGAGAATAAAGTGCCTTCCAAGAAAAAATCTACAACACCGTCTGCTTCAAAAAAGTTATCCGAGGAAACTGCCATTATGAAGAATGTCCATAATTCGATAGAGAACCAGGAGAATCGAGTGAACTGtgtcaataataaaaactataattccGATAGTACAAGTAGTCCAGCTGGTACTGGCTCGAAGGAAACGGAACGTTGTCAAaatg ATTCTATCAATGAAACGACTGCGACACAGATTACAACAACTGAtacgaaaaagaaaactt TGGATAAGAAAGTCGAGTCTCAAAAGTCATTGAAGAAGAAACTCAAACGCAAGAATAAGAAGAACTCGACACTGCCCTCTGTGGCAGCCAACACCGTCACTAATTTAACTCCTAATACCCTCATTTTATCTGGTGGCAAACTGATGCCCCTCGTAGCTCCGATGACGTCAAACATTATTGTGAATACGCAGCAAGCGCCGACGAATCCGATAATTCTCGGTAACACGCAACAAAATCAAATGATCGTGATGCAGCCATTGGCAAATCGCGTTCAAAATTCCGTCGTTTCCATATGCAATCACGCTCTAATTAACACCGTGCAAAAGGTTACTCTGAATACCGTACCGAGTATTCATACGAATATGGTTGTCGATTCTCACAATTGGGCCTCTAATGTAAAGAATGTAATTAATGCCACGAAGATTGGCGGACACAAAGGTATCTTACCGAAAGGCAAAGAAATCACTAAGACGACTATGACCTACAAAGTGCCTATTCCAGCGATACACAAAGAGAAAGTGGAGAAGCCTAAGGATAGCACGGGCAAGAAGGAATCAGAAGTGAAAGCGAAGAGTAGCAAGAATTATTCCAAGAATCACAAAAGTATTCATAGTGCGCCAGAAGTAACTGAAGAGTTAAATATTGAGAAATCGTCGAAGGAGGATCCTACTAAGACTGAAGAAGACTCAACTGCTTCGCGAAAAAGCACGCTTAAACGTGGCTTAGTCGCGGAATCTGATTCCGCGGACAGACCAGAGGACAAGAAACGGAAAGACGCAAACGGCGAAGCGAAATCCGCCCAACCGATTCCCACGAAGACGACAGATTTCACCGCCACTTGTAAGTCTATCGTGAGTTTGAAGCacgttatagaaaaaataggGGAAAACATCGGAGATGAGAATGCAACTGTCAGCAACGAAAAGGAATCTGTCGTCACGAAATCAAATAACACTGTTACTCAAGCAACAAACGATACTGAATCTCGCGAAGAAACGTCCACGGTGAGCAATTTGATGGACATCGCGGACACGAATTGCTTTGATATGAACAAGAAAACGACTGAGGAGGACGCTATCGCATCGCAGATAACTGTCGCCCCGGACAAATTTTCCAGCGAGTCGCACGAAACAGATGCATCTGATCGATCATCCAATGAATTCAATATATCAATAGATAGTATAGCGGAAAAGAGTGGCGGAAACATAGAGCACTTGGACGCGAAGTCGACTTTAACGGATGTTGAAGTGGCAGAGAAGGCTGTCGGTTCGGATGGACCAAAGAAAACGTGTAATCTGGGCACGCGTTTCGACAGTCTTTTACGCGTGGCGACGGCCAAAGAGCAACAACGGGTCAACGACGTGGaaagcaacaaaattattctgaATTTGGATACGAATACTACGACAACGATGAAGTCCGACGCGAACATTGTTGATGTTGCGACGTCGGTTTCGGTATCGTcctcatcgtcatcgtcatcgtcatcgacgttgtcgtcatcgtcatcgccACTAATAACTAACGTGGTCAATGACGAGACTAAATTAACTTCGAAGACTTCGAAGGACGAAATGTCTAAGTTACCGTACACTAGTGAGAACACTTTCGTGCCAATCGGTAATAGAACCGAGGGGCTACACTCGGATTTGTCCAATGACATATTCGCTTCCCTGAACGTTCCCTCAAGTTCGCATAATCCAGAATCGATATCACCCACGGCAGCGTTCCTGATGGCTTTCCCCCTGGTGTCGTCCTTGAACGGCAAAACCGAGGTTCTAGACGAGGAGATGAAGGATGACTTCAAGTATCACAGTCAGACTCCGCCGATGCTGTTGCAGATCGGCACCATAGAGCCGAACAGTTTCAAAATCAAGACCTCGCCATCGCACGCAATCGCGGAGAAGCGTTTGAAAACATCCTGTGAAGAAAAGCAAATTGCGTCTACGAATGTAAACGCGAATAACACCGATATAATCGTTCCTGTAGAGTGCTCGACAACGAAGTCGTTGCCAAAGGTAGTGAACGAGGAAACGCTGCGGGAACCGTACAAAATAGTTCAGGCCGTCCTAACACCGAGCTTGGAGAAATCGATCGTGACCACCAGCGTGTTTCCCTCTCATGCCTCGGTCAATTTTTCCGCCGTAGACTCGTCGGGCATCATAAGCAGTCCCTCAAATCTAACGACGAATCAGAGTCGTTCGGGTCAATTGAGAACGACGAACACATTGAATGGTGTTAACACGTCTCAAGCGTCGGTAACTATCACTGTGTCCACCGACAAAAATGATATCGCAAACTGTACGTCGTCCCAAGTGGCGACCAGCCGTCGCAATTCCGAAGTGGCATACTCCGGATCGCAAGATTTCTTACCCAGTTACTCAACGATAGCAGGCAACGGTCTTGTCTCACTGCAACACACGCATACGTCCAACTCGTCTATGTTAAAAAATGCCGTCGTGACTACACAGGAATCGAATCCTGTAGTCGGTCCGCGCGTCGACAACATCGATGGCTCTCAGAATCTGTTGAGCACTCGTCTCGAAAACGCGACAGTGACTACGAATTCCTCATCTGCGACCTTGCGATCCCTTCAAACGGACTATTCGGCTCAAACGAAGAACAAAGATTCGTCGCATGCGATCTATCCGCCGCACAAAGATTCGCTTATCGATTCTACGGGTATTGTTCCTGATCACCGTGTCGATTATGCCAATCAAATGGATCGAGGTCTTCCAGTGACGTCCCCGAGCATGCAAAGCTACTCTGTATCAACCAAGGAATCCTCACTTCCGATTTTGCCCTCTCAAGATATGCAACATATGTACAGCCAAAACAAGGACAGTCATGTTCTTCTAGATTTGAACGGTTCCCAGCAGACGTTCGCCGTTCAGAAAAAACAAGAGCACGTTATCGCCAGCTCTCATAACAATTACATCGGAAATCAAGCAAAAGCGATGCCGCAAAAGGATTCCATATCGTATACAACTAGTGATAACGAAGCCGCGAGCACGACATCACGAAGTCAGGAATACGTCACGAAAACAGCAAATCAAAGCTCCTCGGAGAACACTTTCCAACGAAACTATCCCAAGCTGAATAAAACGGATACATTAAACAATCCGAATCAGATGAATCAAGAGACGAAACTTAATGACGTGCTCGGTTCTAAGACTCAAGAGCAGCAACATAATCACTTACGCGATTCATCTTATGTTTCCGCAAAGAAGTTGGATGTAGATCTATTCGTTCAGTCGTACCAGTACAATGTCAAGGATGCCATGAGTAATCCGAGCGAGCGGACAAACATCCTGAACGCGAATACCGATGACACGCATAACAATTATGTCTCGTATCCCAGTAAGAACGATAAGAAGAATGCCGTCATCTCGACTGTTGCCATGaccaacaacaacaacaagcCAGCAATAGTGCAACAGAATGCCGATGCTGCACGATATTCGCAACAAACATCATCGTACATCGCTACATCTAACTACGAGCAGAGCACGATGACAGAGAATTATGCTAAGTCTACGACTACTGTAGCTCATAACTCCTCTAATTTTAGTATCCTCTCGTGGACGACGTTCTCACCCGTTAAcggcggtagcggtagcggcgGTGGTGGCCATGGCAGTAGCAGTGGCAATAACAATCTTGTGCACTACGATCAGGGACAATCACATCCGAATGATAATACCGAGGCAAAGACCATCTGCGAAAATTACAGCTACATACCATTGCACAAGGATAACTCGAATTTCACCAATCAAGTACTAATCAGTGACAATTATCCGAGTAGCTCCACTATGCCGACTGGGATTGACAAGTTGCGACAAGGGAAGATTGAGTCGCAGAAGCAATCCTTCGTTAATTCAACCAAAACCAGAAATGATCCATCAAAGCAGAACCGAATGCAAGGCCAGCAACAGACCAGTAACGATTACAAATTCCCCGATAACAGTAGTAAAAGCAAGAATAAGTATGGCTTGGATTCGGATTACATGCAGAACGAATACGATGCCGCCATAGAtcaacaacagcaacaacacAATCAAAAAAATCATCAAAACCTGTCATCCAAACAGGACAAGACGGTATACACATACGAACCGCAGATTAACTTCGACCTGGCGGAGAGTAACGTGCAGATGAAGTACTCGATCGAAGCTTACACTGGCGTAAACTTTAAGTACGCGGAAAAGACGACGCAACAGCCAAATCAGCACAAGTACCAGGTTCTCCCTCAAAGTCAGATTTCTTTACACGATAGCAGTAATTACAGCAGTGATGTGAAGCACAGTCAGCAACAGCAATCGCACAATAGCAATAACAATAGCAACAAGTCTAAAAATAATCAGCATCAACAACACGCGATCAAGGCGCCGGTTAATTGGATGATGACACCGGAGATCAAGCATACCGAACTTTCTCTACCACCGATAGTAAAGGAGCTAGAGTTCTgccaaaataatttgtttacgcAAACACCCACGTACAATCAGAGCACTCCGAATCAATTCTACAATAATTATGATGTATCTGCTGCTCACACTTACCCGAATCTGCCGGTTTTACAAAGCGATCCAAAAAGGTCTACGGAGACATTCTATTCCGAGGAGCAACCGTTTCCGTGGTCGCCGACGAAAAGCAATGTGCACAATAGCGTCGAGCATGCAATCGGCCAGTCATCAGTTAAATGTATCGATCAACACATTGTACCGTCGAGTTTACAGAGTTTGGTAAGCGATCTCGATCTTAGCGCCAATTTGGAGAAACAGAACTTCCTATTTGGTACTCCAACTTCAAGAATCTCTACGGAGCAGAGTAAAGATGTGTCcataaaggaaaaagaagcGAATAACGTATCGGGACGAGATCTGCATGCGATATTGAACACTCCGAATACACAACATCCCGCTTCCACCTTCCTATCTGTGAGTCAGCTAGTAGAGCATGAGAAAGCAGAAAAGAGTCATCAGCAGCAGACACATCAGCAGCATCAACACCAGCAGCATCACCATCCGCATCAGCATCAGCATTCGCAACAGCAACATCAGCAGCAGcaccagcagcagcagcaacaacagcaacagcaacagcaacagcagcaggcTAGAAAACATCAGAGGAAGAGTAATGCGAGTCCTAGAACCAACAAGCGGCAAATTGATATTCGTAAATCTGCGACGACCAATGATAACAATCTGCATCAACGACACGAAGAACAAAAATCATCCGGGCATGTATTCACGGAACAGGGATACCAACCGtcacagcagcagcaacaacaacagcaacaaAAATATCAACAGAATAACATCCACTGGAGAAGCAGAAACTGCAAGAGCAACTACACCGCAGAGGCGTTGATTGGTACTAGCATTCACGATACTGGCGGCCATCAAGACAAGCACGCATCGATTAAATTCACGAACTATCCGCAAAATAAATTCCAGAGCGGTTTGTCCGCGGATGCTGCGGTAATGCCTATCAATTACTTTTCCAGCGCACCACCACCGGATGACGGTACCGTGGCCGGTTATAGTCAATCGGTGGTCAATCAGAATTTCAATACGTACGCGTACTCGTCCAATTCCGCCAACACTATCTATCCTACCAGCAACCACTTTATCACCAGCATTTCCAACACATCTAACAGCTACATGGCTATGCCGTTGCACGAGAATGCCGTCGATTACGTGCAGGAGGCCAATAGCTTCTTGTTACCGAATGTGGCTGGAACGAGCAGCTCGTCGAGCACTAGCACCGCAAATACATCCAGTGCGAACACGAGTTCCACCACGGCTGGAAATGCCAATGGAAACGGGAAGAATCATCAGCATTACGGAAAGCATCCCAATTGTGACAAACGTTCGTACTCCACTGCCACGAAGAAGGGCAAGCGAAAGACTCTCGAGAGCGGTCCCATGCAGAACTTGGAGTTTCCGCTGTCTGGAATCAACTCTCCACTGGAGGACTATCACCATTCGACGTCGTTCCTGGCGCCGCCGCCACCTCCACCCCCACCCCCACCACCACCcccaccgccgccaccgcaTGCAAATCCTCTCTACCAGAATCATCCGCAAACGAATGTCTACGCCAAGACTGTCAACGGTCTTCCACCGCCTCCGCCTTCAGCCATGGCGAGCGCACAGGGCGTCGCAACCGTAGGAGCGACCAGTTTCTCCATGAACTCCAATATGGTTCGCGGAGGAATCGTCTCGAGCAATCCGATGGCTATGCCACATCATCCTTCAGGCACCAGTCtcaccaattttaatttaagcaCGATATTTCCTGAAATGAATGACAAG GTCACCGGATATAAATCCTCAAATGGTATACCACCCGGCCTATCGCAGGCATCCAATCAGTCTGCGACCTATGCGCAACGAAGTAATTATCCGTCGAACTCTCTGTGTCACTTGCCGCAG GTTTCGGAAGGTACGCAATTCATTAATACTGTTCCACCGCTATCCGTACCTCACGTTCCTTCTCCTGCCACCCCATCCTTCCCTCACGGAGTAAtccattataaaaatctatga
- the LOC105830921 gene encoding nuclear pore complex protein DDB_G0274915 isoform X2: MVICKYYRQGNCRYGQYCQFEHINHFGNTKTEDDIVILVAKEVLLAERGGQWLLSCFAPLKERPCIPGMEDLSPEEVRWEIYEAQKNGMVEQAKLHFQQLCQDMKARREVLKNPTREIITLLKKLLGSQKASQLSLLNMPTNVFGTIPKFTMPNNNPFGGGGGGFFSSNNASIFGKSNNTTSVFGGTTTFGNNLGGFSGAATSGAGSIFGTTSTSTSFSGTQNSAPTFGTPQSNAIFGGSSQSVFGQNNVFATSQLSSNASTTSLFNSPITSQTNSVFGGGGVPTTSSSGSFNNGIFTQPKTQMPAFGGAPVFAGVPSNYNNNSAGNSIFGGGQTFGAATSGSIFGGSSAATATPTFSAVAATTAPAFGTSVVATTTPSFGSVATTPAPTFDLTQQPSNNTTFGTTVSTPNVFATQNINTISVGNTPFSPFVTNSSQQFDSTSNTNSTRFAGTEFGAVIASTNNTFSTSETSNSIFANAGTTFAITNATIPNSSPFSASTFGNTNASSSPFGSATSTTVTTTTINTNPFVPRTQQGSSPFGNAVQNQHNASPFEKSPFNATNTVVDDSVYSMDGDLTDDEKNMFLAEKFIIGKIPLKPPTKDIR, encoded by the exons ATGGTTatctgtaaatattatcgacAAGGCAATTGCCGCTACGGGCAATACTGCCAATTCGAGCATATAAATCATTTCG GCAATACTAAGACCGAGGATGATATTGT TATCTTAGTGGCCAAGGAGGTTCTTCTGGCCGAGAGAGGTGGACAATGGTTGCTGTCATGTTTTGCACCACTCAAAGAACGTCCCTGTATTCCAGGAATGGAAGACTTGTCCCCAGAGGAAGTCCGGTGGGAGATATATGAGGCACAAAAAAATGGCATGGTTGAACAGGCA AAACTACACTTTCAACAATTGTGCCAAGACATGAAGGCGAGGAGGGAGGTGCTGAAAAATCCCACACGAGAGATAATCACATTGTTG AAAAAACTTTTGGGAAGTCAAAAAG CTTCTCAGTTGAGCCTACTCAATATGCCGACTAACGTATTCGGAACCATTCCAAAATTTACCATGCCAAATAATAATCCATTtggtggaggaggaggaggattCTTTTCTTCGAATAATGCGTCAATATTTGGAAAATCCAATAACACAACATCCGTATTTGGCGGCACGACAACCTTCGGAAATAATCTAGGCGGATTTAGTGGCGCCGCAACGAGCGGTGCCGGTTCCATTTTTGGAACAACCAGCACGTCGACATCGTTCAGTGGAACGCAGAACAGCGCACCAACATTCGGAACGCCTCAAAGCAATGCTATCTTTGGAGGATCGTCACAGAGTGTGTTCGGTCAAAATAACGTGTTTGCCACGAGCCAGCTTAGCAGCAACGCGTCCACCACTTCGTTATTCAACAGTCCGATAACCTCGCAG ACAAATTCAGTCTTCGGCGGCGGTGGTGTCCCGACTACGTCGTCGTCTGGCTCCTTCAACAACGGGATATTCACTCAACCGAAAACCCAGATGCCTGCGTTCGGCGGAGCACCAGTTTTCGCAGGAGTACCTTCCAACTATAACAACAATTCCGCGGGCAACTCGATATTCGGCGGTGGACAAACGTTCGGCGCTGCCACGAGCGGATCTATCTTCGGCGGATCTAGTGCGGCTACCGCGACGCCGACATTTAGCGCGGTCGCCGCCACCACGGCGCCGGCTTTCGGTACGTCTGTCGTTGCCACCACTACCCCAAGTTTCGGCTCCGTTGCTACCACTCCAGCGCCAACCTTCGATTTAACTCAACAGCCCAGCAATAATACCACCTTCGGGACGACTGTATCGACTCCGAATGTTTTCGCTACGCAAAACATCAACACGATTTCAGTAGGCAACACGCCGTTTAGTCCGTTCGTTACCAATAGCTCGCAGCAGTTTGATTCTACAAGTAATACGAACTCGACGCGATTTGCTGGCACGGAATTCGGCGCGGTCATTGCTAGTACGAATAACACATTTAGTACCTCAGAAACTTCCAATTCGATATTCGCAAACGCAGGAACTACCTTCGCAATCACCAATGCGACCATTCCAAACTCGTCGCCATTCTCTGCATCAACATTCGGCAATACTAACGCTTCTTCTTCTCCATTTGGTTCAGCCACTAGCACAACTGTTACAACGACGACAATTAATACAAATCCATTTGTACCTCGGACGCAACAGGGTAGTTCACCATTCGGAAACGCCGTGCAAAATCAACATAACGCTTCTCCTTTTGAAAAATCGCCTTTTAATGCAACCAACACCGTTGTCGACGATAGCGTTTACAGCATGGATGGGGATCTAACGGACGACGAGAAGAATATGTTCCTGGctgagaaatttattatcggCAAAATACCACTCAAACCTCCTACCAAAGATATAAGATAA
- the LOC105830921 gene encoding nuclear pore complex protein DDB_G0274915 isoform X1 — protein MVICKYYRQGNCRYGQYCQFEHINHFGNTKTEDDIVILVAKEVLLAERGGQWLLSCFAPLKERPCIPGMEDLSPEEVRWEIYEAQKNGMVEQAKLHFQQLCQDMKARREVLKNPTREIITLLKKLLGSQKASQLSLLNMPTNVFGTIPKFTMPNNNPFGGGGGGFFSSNNASIFGKSNNTTSVFGGTTTFGNNLGGFSGAATSGAGSIFGTTSTSTSFSGTQNSAPTFGTPQSNAIFGGSSQSVFGQNNVFATSQLSSNASTTSLFNSPITSQVSSSLFGGGATTTVSNLFGNSSTSGLQTNSVFGGGGVPTTSSSGSFNNGIFTQPKTQMPAFGGAPVFAGVPSNYNNNSAGNSIFGGGQTFGAATSGSIFGGSSAATATPTFSAVAATTAPAFGTSVVATTTPSFGSVATTPAPTFDLTQQPSNNTTFGTTVSTPNVFATQNINTISVGNTPFSPFVTNSSQQFDSTSNTNSTRFAGTEFGAVIASTNNTFSTSETSNSIFANAGTTFAITNATIPNSSPFSASTFGNTNASSSPFGSATSTTVTTTTINTNPFVPRTQQGSSPFGNAVQNQHNASPFEKSPFNATNTVVDDSVYSMDGDLTDDEKNMFLAEKFIIGKIPLKPPTKDIR, from the exons ATGGTTatctgtaaatattatcgacAAGGCAATTGCCGCTACGGGCAATACTGCCAATTCGAGCATATAAATCATTTCG GCAATACTAAGACCGAGGATGATATTGT TATCTTAGTGGCCAAGGAGGTTCTTCTGGCCGAGAGAGGTGGACAATGGTTGCTGTCATGTTTTGCACCACTCAAAGAACGTCCCTGTATTCCAGGAATGGAAGACTTGTCCCCAGAGGAAGTCCGGTGGGAGATATATGAGGCACAAAAAAATGGCATGGTTGAACAGGCA AAACTACACTTTCAACAATTGTGCCAAGACATGAAGGCGAGGAGGGAGGTGCTGAAAAATCCCACACGAGAGATAATCACATTGTTG AAAAAACTTTTGGGAAGTCAAAAAG CTTCTCAGTTGAGCCTACTCAATATGCCGACTAACGTATTCGGAACCATTCCAAAATTTACCATGCCAAATAATAATCCATTtggtggaggaggaggaggattCTTTTCTTCGAATAATGCGTCAATATTTGGAAAATCCAATAACACAACATCCGTATTTGGCGGCACGACAACCTTCGGAAATAATCTAGGCGGATTTAGTGGCGCCGCAACGAGCGGTGCCGGTTCCATTTTTGGAACAACCAGCACGTCGACATCGTTCAGTGGAACGCAGAACAGCGCACCAACATTCGGAACGCCTCAAAGCAATGCTATCTTTGGAGGATCGTCACAGAGTGTGTTCGGTCAAAATAACGTGTTTGCCACGAGCCAGCTTAGCAGCAACGCGTCCACCACTTCGTTATTCAACAGTCCGATAACCTCGCAGGTGAGCAGTTCGTTATTCGGAGGCGGAGCGACGACTACCGTCTCCAATTTGTTCGGCAACTCGTCTACATCCGGATTACAGACAAATTCAGTCTTCGGCGGCGGTGGTGTCCCGACTACGTCGTCGTCTGGCTCCTTCAACAACGGGATATTCACTCAACCGAAAACCCAGATGCCTGCGTTCGGCGGAGCACCAGTTTTCGCAGGAGTACCTTCCAACTATAACAACAATTCCGCGGGCAACTCGATATTCGGCGGTGGACAAACGTTCGGCGCTGCCACGAGCGGATCTATCTTCGGCGGATCTAGTGCGGCTACCGCGACGCCGACATTTAGCGCGGTCGCCGCCACCACGGCGCCGGCTTTCGGTACGTCTGTCGTTGCCACCACTACCCCAAGTTTCGGCTCCGTTGCTACCACTCCAGCGCCAACCTTCGATTTAACTCAACAGCCCAGCAATAATACCACCTTCGGGACGACTGTATCGACTCCGAATGTTTTCGCTACGCAAAACATCAACACGATTTCAGTAGGCAACACGCCGTTTAGTCCGTTCGTTACCAATAGCTCGCAGCAGTTTGATTCTACAAGTAATACGAACTCGACGCGATTTGCTGGCACGGAATTCGGCGCGGTCATTGCTAGTACGAATAACACATTTAGTACCTCAGAAACTTCCAATTCGATATTCGCAAACGCAGGAACTACCTTCGCAATCACCAATGCGACCATTCCAAACTCGTCGCCATTCTCTGCATCAACATTCGGCAATACTAACGCTTCTTCTTCTCCATTTGGTTCAGCCACTAGCACAACTGTTACAACGACGACAATTAATACAAATCCATTTGTACCTCGGACGCAACAGGGTAGTTCACCATTCGGAAACGCCGTGCAAAATCAACATAACGCTTCTCCTTTTGAAAAATCGCCTTTTAATGCAACCAACACCGTTGTCGACGATAGCGTTTACAGCATGGATGGGGATCTAACGGACGACGAGAAGAATATGTTCCTGGctgagaaatttattatcggCAAAATACCACTCAAACCTCCTACCAAAGATATAAGATAA